A section of the Microbacterium sp. MM2322 genome encodes:
- a CDS encoding helix-turn-helix transcriptional regulator, with protein sequence MPIVVDIDVMLARRKMAVGDLAARIGITPANLAVLKNGRAKAVRFTTLDALCEALDCQPGDLLRWEPAEDTGG encoded by the coding sequence ATGCCCATCGTCGTGGACATCGATGTCATGCTCGCGCGGCGGAAGATGGCCGTGGGTGACCTGGCCGCCCGCATCGGCATCACACCGGCGAACCTCGCGGTGCTGAAGAACGGCCGGGCGAAAGCCGTCCGGTTCACGACGCTCGACGCGCTCTGCGAGGCGCTCGACTGCCAACCGGGTGATTTGCTGCGCTGGGAGCCGGCCGAGGATACGGGTGGCTGA
- a CDS encoding DUF2975 domain-containing protein, whose protein sequence is MSLASDQGSGYRFSIDQYRKATMSRTTIVALRSVLGLSLIGSAAVQAVILPAIWRDLASTPFGWRVSAVTVLALWLVCLQVVAICIWRLVSMAAVDAVFSPAAFRFVDVVIAAIGVAALLTAVLATLLVPGGIAPGVVGLIYAAALATGGVALVVVVMRSLLRKAIEMRSELDEVV, encoded by the coding sequence GTGTCGCTTGCATCCGACCAGGGGAGTGGCTATCGTTTTTCGATAGATCAGTATCGAAAGGCAACAATGAGTCGCACGACGATCGTGGCCCTGCGCAGCGTTCTCGGCCTATCCTTGATCGGCTCGGCCGCTGTGCAGGCAGTCATCCTGCCAGCAATCTGGCGCGATCTGGCGAGCACCCCCTTCGGCTGGCGGGTGAGTGCTGTGACTGTCCTCGCGCTGTGGCTGGTCTGCCTGCAGGTCGTTGCGATCTGCATTTGGCGGCTCGTATCCATGGCTGCAGTGGATGCGGTCTTCTCTCCCGCCGCCTTCCGCTTCGTCGATGTCGTAATCGCGGCCATCGGCGTCGCAGCGCTGCTGACGGCGGTCTTGGCCACGCTTCTCGTGCCCGGGGGGATCGCCCCCGGTGTCGTCGGTCTCATCTACGCTGCGGCGTTGGCGACCGGGGGAGTGGCCTTGGTGGTCGTGGTGATGCGGTCACTGCTGCGGAAGGCGATCGAGATGCGTTCCGAGCTCGACGAGGTCGTCTGA
- a CDS encoding SDR family oxidoreductase, with protein sequence MSQPVPAASLTGKTALVTGSSRGIGADTARYLAQAGANVVINFRNKAPRAEKLATELRELGVEVLTVGADLTDPASVAEMFAAVKERFGSLDILVLNASGGMEGGMAEDYALTLNRDAQVSALDAALPLIPAGGRVVFVTSHQAHFIHTTPTMPEYEPVARSKRAGEDALRERIPSLTEKGVEFVVVSGDMIEGTITATLLERANPGAIAERRESAGKLYNVSEFAAEVARAAVEPIPADNTRLIGDTSSFGV encoded by the coding sequence ATGTCGCAGCCCGTCCCCGCCGCATCCCTGACCGGTAAGACCGCCCTCGTCACCGGGTCATCGCGGGGAATCGGCGCTGACACTGCGCGCTACCTGGCGCAGGCGGGCGCGAACGTCGTCATCAACTTCCGGAACAAGGCTCCGCGCGCAGAGAAGCTCGCGACGGAACTCCGTGAACTCGGCGTCGAGGTGCTGACAGTCGGAGCGGACCTCACTGATCCGGCATCCGTCGCGGAGATGTTCGCCGCGGTGAAGGAGCGATTCGGGTCGCTCGACATCCTGGTGCTGAACGCCTCCGGCGGCATGGAGGGCGGCATGGCCGAGGACTACGCCCTCACCCTGAACCGCGATGCGCAGGTCAGCGCCCTCGATGCGGCGCTGCCGCTGATCCCCGCCGGTGGCCGTGTGGTCTTCGTGACCAGCCACCAGGCTCACTTCATCCACACCACGCCCACGATGCCCGAGTACGAGCCCGTTGCCCGTTCGAAGCGTGCCGGTGAGGACGCTCTCCGCGAGCGCATCCCCTCGCTCACTGAAAAGGGCGTCGAGTTCGTGGTCGTCTCGGGCGACATGATCGAGGGCACCATCACGGCGACCCTGCTCGAGCGCGCGAACCCCGGTGCGATCGCAGAGCGTCGAGAGAGTGCCGGGAAGCTTTACAACGTGTCGGAATTCGCGGCCGAGGTCGCGCGTGCGGCGGTCGAGCCGATTCCCGCGGACAACACCCGTCTGATCGGCGACACGAGCTCCTTCGGCGTCTGA
- a CDS encoding AEC family transporter — translation MLEVLTGFAVIGVAILLGWIIGRIDLLGPTGGQVLGRLTFFVLSPFLLFVVLARADVATLFSALLPVSALSALAVFTIFAAVSKFVWRRPAGEVLIGLLSAGQVNSNNIGIPLSLYLLGSAAYPAPVILFQLLILTPIVMAIFEALTTDGRRRPWPILRRTITNPIVVGSLLGTIVSASGIPLPPIVIDPLELVAGAAVPVLLISYGISLNGQRVLGTRGRRRDILLASGLKLLVMPLAAWLLSRFAFGLSPAEVLVVTVLAALPTAQNVFNYAQRYTIGQTIARDTVFLTTIGCVPVLFLIVVLLSPGT, via the coding sequence ATGCTCGAGGTGCTGACTGGATTCGCCGTGATCGGCGTCGCGATCCTGCTGGGGTGGATCATCGGTCGCATCGACCTCCTCGGCCCCACCGGCGGACAGGTCCTCGGACGCCTGACCTTCTTCGTCCTCAGCCCCTTTCTGCTTTTCGTCGTGCTCGCCCGCGCCGACGTCGCGACGCTGTTCTCCGCTCTGTTGCCGGTTTCGGCGCTGTCCGCCCTCGCGGTCTTCACGATCTTCGCGGCGGTGTCGAAGTTCGTCTGGCGGCGCCCGGCGGGCGAGGTCCTGATCGGCCTCCTCTCGGCCGGGCAGGTCAACTCGAACAACATCGGCATCCCGCTATCGCTCTATCTGCTCGGCAGCGCGGCGTACCCGGCGCCGGTGATCCTGTTCCAGCTGCTGATCCTCACGCCCATCGTGATGGCGATCTTCGAGGCTCTCACCACGGATGGACGCCGACGCCCGTGGCCGATCCTGCGCCGGACGATCACCAATCCGATCGTCGTCGGGTCGCTCCTCGGCACGATCGTCTCGGCCAGCGGCATCCCCCTGCCTCCGATCGTCATCGACCCGCTCGAGCTGGTCGCCGGTGCGGCCGTCCCGGTGCTGTTGATCAGCTACGGAATCTCCCTCAACGGACAGCGGGTCCTCGGGACCCGGGGCCGGCGTCGCGACATACTGCTCGCGAGCGGACTCAAGCTGCTCGTCATGCCCCTCGCGGCTTGGCTGCTGTCGCGTTTCGCCTTCGGCCTCTCCCCCGCCGAGGTCCTCGTCGTCACGGTGCTCGCCGCGCTTCCGACGGCGCAGAACGTCTTCAACTATGCGCAGAGGTACACGATCGGGCAGACGATCGCCCGCGACACGGTGTTCCTTACGACGATCGGGTGCGTTCCCGTGCTGTTCCTGATCGTCGTCCTGCTCAGCCCCGGCACCTGA